The Latilactobacillus sakei subsp. sakei DSM 20017 = JCM 1157 genome includes a window with the following:
- the addA gene encoding helicase-exonuclease AddAB subunit AddA — protein MEALQEAEQLSQTSENLMIYAPQIATTQAALTQINADAKTLNWQAWRQQLTDAQLGPAKRTKKLEPDEQINKDRLKADLDDVKKKIQTLLDTYFVFDEATTANIQRQAGQLVQKLVSVTLTFRAAFQAEKERRHLLDFSDLEQLCLTILSAEDSPARAFYQQKFSEVLVDEYQDTNPLQETIIQKVTSDHPRNLFMVGDVKQSIYAFRLADPSLFKNKYNEFGVTEAERDSERIILAENFRSRRNIDDFTNLIFKQLMDENLGELDYDENAALQYGARYYPDQHPTAPTELLLYETKPEEAVANPQLDKSEGQVVAVAKRIQAMMTNGEQIWDKKLEKMRPIEYRDIVLLAPTRGNNLFILDYFKRFGLPVVIKDAQNYFQTTEVQIMLALLQVIDNPNQDIPLVSVLRSPIVGLNENELALIRINDKTDDYYQAVFNFIDQYNEQKVGHLGQQVMQKLTHFMALLTSFRTIARQQPIVDLIWTIYQETGFLDYVGGMPAGRQRQANLHALYERATAYEENGFKGLFQFIQFIERLQKQDKDLAQPTSLENQDAISVMTIHGSKGLEFPVVFLIDTSRRFNQQDLQRSYVLDNHGGLGVVYLDSQKRLKVPTLPELAITAQKRKKLRAEEMRKLYVALTRAEQRLIIVGHCDNQAQLMKQWQKGQNSTQQILDDGVRNDAASLLDWIGLSLIRHPQAKDWTTDYEPLLALSGDQTEFKLIMTNETLLGEIPGSLHNDQDWGQQQQKALQTIDLNSGIATAIAEQLTFKYPANVATQTTAYQSVSEVKRLFEDPDNTGLGQLDLAAEQPRQANRYVTDSLAQPQFLQTVQQPTAAEVGTATHLVLQEIDLTQPVTLASLQALVDRLVLQNSLSANVAAKINLNHLLTFFESDLGQQLLAHPEAVKREVPFSLLLPAETIFEGIRPTDDDHVLIHGIMDGYLLTDDGCYLFDYKTDFIDPSDQEAAIERVKTRYAGQINLYSAALNQIAQKPVTHKYLYLLSIGELVEIN, from the coding sequence TTGGAAGCCTTACAAGAAGCTGAACAGCTCAGTCAAACGAGCGAAAATCTAATGATCTATGCCCCTCAAATTGCAACTACGCAAGCAGCCTTAACACAAATTAACGCAGATGCAAAAACGTTGAATTGGCAAGCATGGCGCCAACAACTAACAGATGCACAGCTGGGGCCTGCTAAACGGACTAAGAAATTAGAACCCGACGAACAAATTAATAAGGACCGGTTGAAAGCCGATTTAGATGACGTCAAAAAGAAAATTCAGACGTTACTGGACACCTATTTTGTGTTTGATGAAGCAACCACCGCTAATATTCAACGTCAAGCTGGCCAATTGGTTCAAAAATTGGTGAGCGTCACGTTAACTTTTAGAGCAGCCTTTCAAGCCGAAAAAGAACGACGTCATTTATTGGACTTTAGTGATTTAGAACAACTTTGTCTGACAATTTTATCGGCAGAGGATTCGCCGGCAAGGGCCTTTTACCAACAAAAATTTAGCGAAGTGCTAGTTGATGAATATCAAGATACCAATCCGCTCCAAGAAACGATTATCCAAAAGGTCACTTCTGATCATCCACGCAATCTCTTCATGGTCGGGGATGTTAAGCAGTCAATTTATGCTTTCCGATTGGCCGATCCAAGCTTATTTAAGAATAAGTATAACGAATTTGGTGTCACGGAAGCTGAACGTGATAGTGAACGAATCATCTTAGCTGAAAACTTCCGTTCGCGCCGCAATATCGATGACTTTACCAATCTGATTTTTAAACAATTGATGGACGAAAATCTCGGCGAGTTAGACTACGACGAAAATGCGGCCTTACAATATGGTGCTCGTTATTATCCTGACCAGCACCCAACCGCGCCAACCGAACTCTTGCTTTATGAAACTAAGCCGGAAGAGGCAGTTGCCAACCCGCAATTAGATAAGAGTGAGGGCCAAGTCGTGGCGGTCGCTAAACGGATTCAAGCCATGATGACTAATGGGGAACAGATTTGGGATAAGAAACTCGAAAAAATGCGGCCGATTGAATATCGGGACATCGTTTTACTAGCCCCAACCCGTGGTAATAATTTGTTTATCCTGGATTATTTCAAACGCTTCGGTTTACCGGTTGTGATTAAGGATGCGCAAAACTATTTCCAAACGACCGAAGTCCAAATTATGTTAGCTCTACTTCAGGTGATTGATAATCCTAACCAAGATATTCCATTGGTCAGTGTTTTACGCTCACCAATTGTCGGGTTAAACGAAAATGAATTGGCATTAATTCGGATTAACGATAAGACGGATGATTATTATCAAGCGGTCTTTAACTTTATTGACCAATATAACGAGCAGAAAGTCGGGCATTTAGGCCAACAGGTCATGCAGAAGCTGACGCACTTCATGGCTTTATTGACGTCGTTTAGAACAATTGCTCGCCAACAACCGATTGTGGACTTAATTTGGACGATCTACCAAGAAACTGGCTTTTTAGACTATGTCGGTGGGATGCCAGCTGGACGTCAACGTCAAGCTAATTTACACGCGCTTTATGAACGTGCCACGGCGTATGAAGAAAATGGCTTTAAAGGACTCTTCCAATTTATTCAATTTATTGAACGTCTCCAGAAACAAGATAAGGATTTAGCACAACCAACGAGCTTAGAAAATCAGGACGCCATCTCTGTTATGACCATTCACGGGAGTAAGGGGCTTGAATTTCCAGTCGTCTTTTTAATCGATACGAGTCGTCGCTTTAACCAACAGGATTTACAACGCTCATATGTTTTGGATAATCATGGTGGTTTAGGGGTCGTTTATTTAGATAGCCAAAAGCGGTTGAAGGTGCCAACACTGCCAGAGTTAGCGATTACCGCCCAGAAACGAAAAAAATTACGAGCAGAAGAAATGCGAAAACTATACGTTGCTTTGACACGTGCGGAACAACGGTTAATCATCGTTGGCCATTGTGATAACCAGGCCCAATTGATGAAGCAATGGCAAAAAGGGCAAAATAGTACCCAACAAATATTAGATGATGGGGTTCGCAACGATGCCGCAAGTTTACTGGACTGGATAGGTCTTAGCTTAATTCGCCATCCACAAGCTAAAGATTGGACCACTGATTATGAGCCACTACTGGCTTTAAGTGGTGATCAAACCGAATTTAAGTTGATTATGACTAATGAAACCTTACTTGGTGAAATACCAGGTAGTCTGCATAACGATCAGGACTGGGGACAACAACAGCAAAAGGCACTTCAAACAATTGATTTAAACAGTGGGATAGCAACTGCGATTGCTGAGCAATTAACCTTTAAGTATCCCGCTAATGTTGCCACCCAAACGACGGCTTATCAATCTGTTTCGGAAGTCAAACGCCTTTTTGAAGACCCTGATAATACCGGGTTGGGACAATTAGACCTAGCGGCTGAACAACCGCGCCAAGCAAATCGCTACGTAACGGATAGCTTAGCGCAACCACAGTTCTTACAAACCGTTCAACAACCAACGGCAGCAGAAGTAGGGACCGCAACGCATTTGGTCTTGCAAGAAATTGATTTAACGCAACCAGTAACGCTAGCGAGTTTGCAAGCCCTTGTCGATCGACTTGTTTTACAGAATAGTTTAAGCGCCAATGTTGCGGCTAAGATTAATCTTAATCACCTATTAACCTTCTTTGAAAGTGACTTGGGACAGCAATTATTAGCCCATCCAGAAGCGGTTAAGCGGGAAGTGCCATTTTCGTTGTTATTACCAGCAGAAACGATTTTTGAAGGCATTCGTCCCACAGATGACGATCACGTCCTAATCCATGGGATTATGGATGGTTATTTATTGACTGACGACGGTTGTTATTTATTTGATTACAAAACCGACTTTATTGACCCCAGTGATCAAGAAGCGGCGATTGAACGGGTTAAAACCCGCTATGCTGGCCAGATTAACCTCTATAGTGCTGCTTTAAACCAGATTGCCCAAAAGCCAGTGACCCATAAATATCTCTATTTATTGTCAATTGGCGAGTTGGTTGAGATTAACTAG
- a CDS encoding helicase C-terminal domain-containing protein translates to MNRETIYAVVDLETTGTNIKDGDRIIQFGCALVQNGKIIQTISQDVNPLRDVPTKIQHLTHITADQLELAPIFEDLAPTLVEILSGTVFVAHNINFDLPFLNGELTRVGLQPLDLAGIDTVELAQIILPEAPSYRLQDLTQLLEIEHDNPHQADSDALVTAKLFLKLSARLQALPSVTLNRLSELGEGLLRQTGDFFTDTAQQMREKSQPLPNELLIQEEIALRKPAPVDFEIYPGSSYAAQYPVTEAEKKRLLKPHLKWRKAQATMMDLIHDNFESEKPEPLLIEAATGLGKTIGYLLPYSYRMSRDHKLVVATSTTLLQEQILTQAKPLLERLVGRQINAAVVKSASHYIDLHRFELSLRLPHKNRMIRLLQMKILVWLTQTTTGDLDELNLTSYKTPFFVSIQHRGLASLNPQAPFYHEDFLRRLTHRQQQAELLVTNHAYLASHADEQQIWGPKPYLVLDEAQNMVFNVQTISQETWSLSSWQFWAQKGLQYTTGAQTNNLVRLFPAETPQNRSLKLLHKTLGKLTRTLTHLETYLTEQFEPDEPTDGQTFSERYLNPDEVIQFVNASQREFGQLNRELLTIQDHFLALRYALEDQLARYTESDLAIWQSFENELNLLLADVDHYQRFEQLFIATKPQERHALAIQITRPSQPSQLPQFKLHWQLLSAGPQMQQVLSHFEPVTLTGATLAVNGHFDYLKREFGFTEEQALQTKKLRSPFRFKQQARFYIAEDGPVQKELTPSDYHQQVAAQVMTLIANNPHQTLILFNANQTLEQVYYALGRAGLSLDREVLAQGITGSAEKITKRFMLGHDSVLLATSSFVSGVDFPEAALEMVILVQLPFDAPNTLQTRVRYAQLSAQGINPFKAEALPKATIRLRQSFGRLIRTPNDRGLFICLDPRLLTTQYGQQMRRALPSSLPQKAAPVQTIRELSDLFWLNSD, encoded by the coding sequence ATGAACCGAGAGACTATTTATGCCGTTGTTGATTTGGAGACAACGGGAACGAACATTAAAGATGGGGACCGCATCATTCAATTTGGTTGTGCCCTTGTTCAAAACGGCAAAATTATTCAGACCATTTCACAAGATGTGAATCCACTACGCGACGTACCAACTAAAATTCAACATTTGACGCATATTACGGCTGATCAGTTAGAGTTAGCCCCAATCTTTGAAGATTTAGCGCCCACATTAGTTGAAATTTTATCTGGCACTGTTTTTGTGGCCCATAATATTAATTTTGATTTACCTTTCTTAAATGGCGAGTTAACGCGTGTCGGCTTACAACCATTAGATTTAGCAGGAATCGATACGGTTGAATTGGCCCAAATCATCTTGCCCGAGGCGCCTAGCTATCGACTACAGGATTTAACCCAACTATTAGAGATTGAACACGATAATCCCCATCAAGCCGACAGTGACGCGCTTGTAACGGCTAAACTTTTCTTGAAGTTAAGCGCCCGCTTACAGGCTTTGCCATCGGTCACCCTTAACCGCCTGAGCGAACTTGGTGAAGGATTGTTACGGCAAACCGGTGATTTCTTTACCGATACTGCCCAACAGATGCGCGAAAAATCGCAGCCACTCCCCAACGAATTGTTAATTCAAGAGGAGATTGCACTTCGTAAGCCCGCACCAGTTGATTTTGAAATTTATCCAGGTTCAAGTTATGCGGCCCAGTACCCCGTAACTGAAGCAGAAAAAAAGCGTCTTTTAAAACCACATTTGAAATGGCGTAAGGCTCAGGCAACGATGATGGATTTAATCCACGATAATTTCGAGTCTGAAAAGCCGGAACCATTGTTAATTGAAGCAGCAACCGGGTTAGGGAAGACGATTGGCTACTTACTTCCATATAGTTATCGGATGTCACGTGATCATAAGTTAGTGGTTGCGACCTCAACGACGCTATTACAAGAACAAATCCTAACTCAGGCCAAGCCACTACTAGAGCGCTTGGTTGGTCGGCAAATCAATGCGGCGGTTGTCAAAAGTGCGAGTCACTATATTGATTTGCATCGCTTTGAATTATCATTGCGGTTACCGCATAAAAATCGAATGATTCGCTTGTTGCAGATGAAAATTTTAGTTTGGTTAACGCAAACAACGACAGGTGATTTAGATGAGCTCAATTTAACCAGTTACAAAACCCCATTTTTTGTCAGCATTCAACATAGAGGTCTGGCTAGTTTGAACCCCCAAGCACCGTTTTATCATGAAGACTTCCTAAGACGATTGACACACCGGCAGCAACAAGCCGAATTATTGGTGACCAATCATGCTTATTTAGCAAGTCACGCGGATGAACAACAAATTTGGGGACCAAAACCTTACTTGGTCTTAGATGAAGCTCAAAACATGGTGTTTAACGTGCAGACCATTTCACAAGAGACTTGGTCGTTGTCCAGTTGGCAATTTTGGGCCCAAAAAGGACTCCAATATACGACAGGGGCCCAAACCAATAATTTGGTGCGACTATTTCCAGCGGAAACACCGCAGAATCGTTCATTGAAGTTATTGCATAAGACATTGGGTAAGTTGACCCGCACTTTAACACATTTAGAAACTTATCTAACGGAGCAGTTTGAGCCAGATGAACCAACAGATGGACAAACTTTTAGTGAACGGTATTTAAATCCAGACGAAGTCATTCAATTCGTTAATGCTAGTCAGCGTGAGTTTGGCCAGTTAAATCGAGAATTGTTAACGATTCAAGATCATTTCTTGGCGTTACGCTATGCCCTAGAAGATCAGTTGGCACGTTATACCGAATCTGATCTAGCAATTTGGCAATCTTTTGAAAATGAACTCAATCTCTTATTAGCAGATGTTGACCATTATCAACGCTTTGAACAACTATTCATTGCGACGAAACCGCAGGAACGCCATGCGTTAGCGATTCAAATTACACGGCCTAGTCAACCGAGTCAATTACCGCAATTTAAATTACACTGGCAATTGTTATCGGCTGGGCCCCAAATGCAACAAGTATTAAGCCACTTTGAACCTGTTACGTTAACGGGCGCGACGCTAGCGGTTAATGGTCATTTCGACTATCTCAAACGTGAATTTGGTTTTACTGAAGAGCAAGCCTTACAAACTAAGAAGTTAAGAAGTCCATTCCGCTTTAAACAACAAGCCCGTTTTTATATCGCAGAGGATGGCCCAGTTCAAAAAGAACTAACGCCAAGCGATTACCATCAACAGGTAGCAGCGCAAGTGATGACTTTAATTGCCAATAATCCGCATCAAACGCTCATTTTGTTTAATGCCAATCAAACATTAGAACAAGTTTATTACGCATTAGGTCGTGCTGGGTTATCACTCGATCGTGAAGTGTTGGCTCAAGGCATTACCGGCAGTGCCGAAAAAATTACTAAACGGTTCATGTTAGGACACGATTCGGTCTTACTAGCAACTAGTAGTTTTGTCTCAGGGGTTGATTTTCCTGAGGCCGCCCTTGAAATGGTTATTTTGGTTCAATTACCATTTGATGCGCCCAATACATTGCAGACACGTGTCCGTTATGCACAATTATCAGCCCAAGGGATTAATCCGTTTAAGGCTGAAGCACTGCCTAAGGCAACGATCCGGTTGCGGCAGTCATTTGGCCGCTTAATTCGAACGCCAAATGACCGGGGCTTATTCATTTGCTTGGATCCACGGTTGTTGACGACGCAATATGGCCAACAAATGCGCCGTGCTTTACCGTCGAGTCTGCCTCAAAAGGCGGCACCTGTGCAGACAATTAGAGAGCTCAGTGATTTATTTTGGTTAAATTCTGACTAA
- a CDS encoding cell wall elongation regulator TseB-like domain-containing protein, which translates to MRKYKRWIWVFLLVVLMGTMFFVYHQARSPEVTAEAKATKIAKKYAKLENPDGFYTYHRNGTYYTVSGQDKNKNGIYVLINEKGNHVTVYRQSKGMTKNEALKKTWSTKNPQKVLNINFGFYKNKPVWEVVYRSDKGRLCYLTLDFKTGNTTQLIENI; encoded by the coding sequence GTGCGTAAATATAAGAGATGGATATGGGTATTTTTATTAGTAGTCTTGATGGGCACGATGTTTTTCGTCTACCACCAAGCGCGCTCACCCGAAGTCACCGCAGAAGCGAAGGCGACCAAGATTGCTAAGAAATACGCTAAGCTAGAAAATCCAGATGGTTTTTACACGTACCATCGCAATGGCACGTATTACACAGTCAGTGGTCAAGATAAAAATAAAAATGGCATCTATGTATTAATTAACGAAAAAGGCAATCATGTGACCGTTTATCGTCAATCAAAAGGGATGACTAAAAACGAAGCCCTTAAAAAGACGTGGTCCACTAAGAATCCTCAAAAGGTCCTCAATATTAACTTTGGTTTTTATAAGAATAAACCTGTTTGGGAAGTCGTTTATCGCAGCGACAAGGGCCGCCTTTGTTATTTAACGCTTGATTTCAAGACCGGTAATACGACCCAATTAATTGAAAATATCTAG
- a CDS encoding UvrD-helicase domain-containing protein produces the protein MSNPQFTPSQQAAVDHDGHDILVSASAGSGKTSVLVARVIQKILNGTDVDTLLVVTFTEAAATEMRQRIQVALRDASEKATEPAVKQRLRQQLSLVPTAQISTLHAFCLKVIKQFYYVIDRDPVFRLLSDTAERLLLADQVWQRVREAFYNHEYVKENEQDTLFYELAQNFSNDRNDDGLTDIVFELLDFANANPNPVKWLNNLPKSYAVDEAGLTASDYFQKKYYRFYSKPSPNVWKPYKKLNSSVKRAKI, from the coding sequence TTGAGTAACCCCCAATTTACACCTTCACAGCAAGCCGCTGTCGATCATGATGGCCACGATATTTTAGTATCCGCATCAGCTGGTTCAGGGAAGACATCCGTTCTTGTTGCGCGGGTCATCCAAAAAATCCTAAACGGGACCGATGTCGATACCTTACTTGTTGTGACGTTTACGGAAGCCGCTGCTACTGAAATGCGCCAACGGATTCAAGTAGCACTCCGCGACGCCAGTGAGAAAGCAACAGAACCAGCCGTTAAGCAACGCTTACGGCAACAATTAAGTCTCGTGCCTACCGCACAAATTAGTACACTGCATGCCTTTTGTTTAAAAGTCATTAAACAATTTTATTATGTCATTGATCGTGATCCCGTATTCCGCTTATTGAGTGATACCGCAGAACGACTCCTATTAGCGGATCAAGTATGGCAACGGGTGAGAGAGGCCTTCTATAATCACGAATATGTCAAAGAAAATGAGCAAGATACATTATTCTACGAATTAGCCCAAAATTTCTCGAATGATCGTAACGATGACGGCCTGACCGACATTGTTTTTGAGTTGCTCGATTTTGCAAACGCCAATCCAAACCCGGTTAAATGGTTAAATAACCTTCCCAAAAGTTATGCCGTTGACGAAGCTGGTTTGACGGCCAGTGATTATTTCCAAAAAAAATATTACCGATTTTACAGCAAACCATCACCGAATGTTTGGAAGCCTTACAAGAAGCTGAACAGCTCAGTCAAACGAGCGAAAATCTAA
- a CDS encoding PD-(D/E)XK nuclease family protein codes for MSLKFILGTASYDHHQALVTNLKATFQEKPQERYFYLVPNHIKFESEVSILEALKSDENDYVAASQIQVFSLTRLAWYFMKNTPYYQIPRISTAGLNMLVFRLLQEHQEQLQLFRGEVRHTGFVAQLTKQLLELKIGCITPADLTAMAENLGDQQVELAKKLHDLTIIATAFEAAMQKRFIENTALIDALTLFLQQQTLTDCHFYVEDFAQFTAQEQALLTTLMQQSEVQIGLILDRAYPNQQPDGLNFFFQAGRTYYNLYQQARLNHVPVMMDQMADSQRLTPALAALDQFWVSSESPGNRKLSPVPVTDHLHVVAAENRYAELRYVAREIRRLVQTGHYRYRDFLILTRHLAPYQTMIAPILTEYEIPYFCDLPQTMAAHPLVSLLEKLLDVNLHFYRYEDVMALLKTELLIPKGMSIADFRADLDLCENLILKNGYEGKDWLNDLDWQFYRFGSYQEGTRTTQDEALTERINGIRRYVQATLPPFYRALKAAKTGRQVAQVLYQFLIEHGVDRQLLNWRDQALAANQVAQAGQPEQTWSTFMQMLDEYVTLLGDVSFEEDNTEQLNEFKQLLSAGFAAAQYAQIPSTLDQVVLSESGMVQTKKRQITFMTGSTDQVMPDQIENTALLTDQDRQRLLDNEGQATPLLNESSVGKMNAEPYLNYLAFLSSQTTVYFTYPLGNGEGTAFKISPYVERIRNHFDLTIQKIAAEQSLQSTETPQGSWRSLLSDLIQVSRQAQENQTLIPEQWLTTYRLLQQAPQSQFLTTQLFQSLNYRNEPERLTPEIVTGLYGNEIHTSISKLEEFYQNQYAYFLKYGLKLQERPVFELTPANTGNFYHEVMDRFIKLIQGQQIALPELDDQQIDKLVSEVLAKTYEQPEFKILNKTARMGYIRQQLTQTVKRVSLALRNQSLSTNLRPLATEVLFGQVGAEKGLQGLNFMLDDHREVKVRGKIDRIDQLTINNQPYLGIVDYKSSQHSFNFRDAYYGLALQMLTYLETVLQDQQAILPANSAVKPAGAFYLHLKNPTLTLKQLTKKKMGQLQKGEFDQMLLDQFKYNGLIVNDEELLENLDTTLVNGQSPLFAFSKLKSGKFSSKQLVTLDQLDLLMAHNEDLIKEAGQAIFAGDTALNPIMRPDRTNALTLSPFKSIFQFDAMLPENNYRQLEALDEKAVLERLMSKKGDGNLE; via the coding sequence ATGAGCTTAAAATTTATTCTAGGAACCGCAAGTTATGATCACCACCAAGCGCTCGTCACTAACTTGAAGGCTACTTTTCAAGAAAAACCGCAAGAACGCTATTTCTATTTAGTGCCGAACCATATTAAATTCGAATCAGAAGTTTCTATTTTAGAAGCACTTAAGTCAGATGAAAATGATTACGTCGCCGCTTCTCAAATTCAAGTTTTTTCATTGACGCGATTAGCGTGGTATTTTATGAAAAATACGCCGTATTACCAAATTCCGCGTATCTCGACGGCCGGTTTAAATATGTTGGTTTTTCGGTTATTGCAGGAACATCAAGAACAACTGCAATTATTCCGTGGTGAGGTCAGACATACCGGCTTTGTGGCCCAATTAACAAAACAATTACTTGAACTTAAGATTGGTTGTATCACACCGGCAGATTTAACTGCGATGGCTGAAAATCTCGGTGATCAACAAGTCGAACTCGCAAAAAAACTACATGACCTAACCATTATTGCGACCGCTTTTGAAGCAGCCATGCAAAAACGATTTATTGAAAACACAGCCCTAATCGATGCTTTGACCCTCTTTTTGCAGCAACAAACGCTAACAGATTGTCATTTCTATGTGGAAGACTTTGCACAATTTACAGCGCAAGAACAAGCATTATTAACCACTTTGATGCAACAATCAGAGGTACAAATCGGACTTATCTTAGACAGAGCTTACCCTAATCAACAACCCGATGGTTTGAATTTTTTCTTTCAAGCCGGTCGGACCTACTATAATTTATATCAACAAGCACGCCTGAATCACGTACCAGTCATGATGGACCAGATGGCAGACAGTCAGCGCTTAACACCAGCTTTGGCAGCACTTGATCAATTCTGGGTTAGTTCTGAAAGCCCAGGTAATCGAAAACTAAGCCCAGTGCCGGTTACTGATCATTTACATGTTGTAGCGGCTGAAAATCGTTATGCTGAACTACGCTATGTCGCCCGTGAAATCCGGCGCCTAGTGCAAACTGGCCATTATCGCTACCGGGATTTCTTAATCTTGACGCGTCACTTAGCACCATATCAAACAATGATTGCGCCGATTTTAACGGAATACGAGATTCCGTATTTCTGTGATTTACCACAAACAATGGCGGCTCATCCCTTAGTATCACTATTGGAGAAGTTATTGGACGTTAATCTCCATTTTTACCGTTACGAAGACGTCATGGCATTATTAAAAACCGAATTGTTGATTCCTAAGGGCATGTCGATTGCCGATTTTAGAGCCGATTTAGATCTCTGCGAAAACTTGATTCTGAAAAATGGCTACGAAGGCAAGGATTGGTTAAATGATTTGGATTGGCAATTCTATCGTTTCGGTTCTTACCAAGAAGGCACGCGGACGACCCAGGATGAAGCCTTAACGGAACGCATCAACGGGATTCGGCGCTACGTACAAGCGACTTTACCGCCATTTTATCGTGCACTGAAAGCAGCCAAAACTGGTCGGCAAGTGGCCCAAGTGCTCTATCAATTTTTAATTGAGCATGGTGTTGATCGGCAATTATTGAATTGGCGGGATCAAGCATTAGCTGCTAATCAAGTGGCTCAAGCTGGTCAACCAGAACAAACATGGTCGACCTTTATGCAAATGCTCGATGAATACGTCACCTTGTTAGGGGATGTGTCATTTGAAGAAGATAATACTGAGCAACTAAACGAATTCAAACAGCTTCTTTCAGCCGGTTTTGCGGCAGCCCAATATGCGCAAATTCCCTCAACCCTTGATCAAGTTGTCCTCTCTGAATCGGGGATGGTTCAGACGAAGAAACGCCAGATTACCTTTATGACTGGTTCGACCGATCAAGTCATGCCAGATCAGATTGAGAATACGGCGTTATTAACCGATCAAGATCGCCAACGCTTATTGGATAATGAGGGCCAAGCTACGCCGTTATTAAACGAGTCTAGCGTCGGCAAAATGAATGCTGAACCGTACTTGAACTACCTCGCTTTTTTAAGTAGTCAAACAACGGTTTATTTTACGTACCCACTAGGAAATGGCGAGGGAACAGCCTTCAAAATTTCTCCCTACGTTGAACGTATTAGAAATCATTTTGATTTAACAATCCAAAAAATTGCGGCCGAACAATCATTACAAAGCACAGAGACACCTCAAGGTTCATGGCGCAGCTTGTTAAGTGATCTCATTCAAGTGAGTCGACAAGCCCAAGAAAATCAGACGTTAATTCCAGAACAGTGGTTAACGACGTATCGACTCTTGCAACAAGCACCGCAAAGTCAGTTCTTAACAACGCAATTATTCCAAAGTCTCAATTACCGCAATGAACCAGAGCGCCTGACACCTGAAATCGTGACTGGTTTATACGGCAATGAAATTCATACGTCGATTTCAAAACTAGAAGAGTTCTATCAAAATCAGTACGCTTATTTCTTGAAATACGGTTTAAAATTACAAGAACGTCCTGTTTTTGAATTAACACCGGCTAACACGGGGAACTTTTACCACGAAGTGATGGATCGCTTTATTAAACTGATTCAAGGCCAACAAATTGCCCTGCCAGAATTGGATGATCAGCAAATTGATAAGCTTGTCAGTGAAGTCTTGGCTAAAACCTATGAACAACCCGAGTTTAAGATTTTGAACAAGACGGCGCGCATGGGCTATATTCGCCAACAATTGACGCAAACTGTCAAACGCGTCAGCTTAGCACTTCGTAATCAGAGCCTCTCAACCAACTTACGGCCGTTAGCGACCGAAGTCTTATTTGGTCAAGTTGGCGCAGAAAAAGGACTTCAAGGGTTAAACTTCATGTTAGATGATCACCGCGAAGTAAAGGTCCGGGGAAAGATTGACCGGATCGACCAATTGACCATCAATAACCAACCCTACTTAGGAATTGTTGATTATAAATCTAGTCAGCACAGTTTTAATTTCCGGGATGCTTACTATGGTTTGGCCTTACAGATGTTGACCTATCTCGAAACGGTCTTGCAAGATCAACAGGCCATTTTACCAGCAAATAGTGCGGTGAAACCTGCCGGTGCCTTTTACTTACATCTGAAGAACCCGACATTGACGCTCAAACAATTAACCAAGAAAAAAATGGGTCAACTCCAAAAAGGCGAGTTCGATCAAATGTTATTAGATCAATTTAAATACAACGGGCTCATCGTCAATGATGAGGAATTACTCGAAAATCTCGATACAACGCTTGTCAACGGCCAATCGCCACTCTTTGCCTTCAGTAAGTTAAAGAGCGGTAAGTTTAGCTCTAAACAACTCGTCACACTTGATCAACTTGATTTATTGATGGCACATAACGAAGACTTAATCAAAGAAGCGGGCCAGGCGATTTTCGCTGGGGACACAGCATTGAATCCGATTATGCGTCCGGATCGAACGAATGCCCTAACGTTGTCACCATTTAAGTCGATTTTCCAATTCGATGCGATGTTACCTGAAAATAATTATCGTCAACTAGAAGCATTAGACGAAAAAGCAGTCCTCGAACGCTTAATGAGTAAAAAAGGAGATGGCAATCTTGAGTAA